One genomic window of Bradyrhizobium sp. CCGE-LA001 includes the following:
- a CDS encoding response regulator: MAKTVLIVEDNELNMKLFRDLLEAHGYQTSGTSNGYEALDLVRKMRPDLVLMDIQLPQVSGLEVTRWIKDDPELRAIPVVAVTAFAMKGDEERIREGGCEAYLSKPISVGKFIETVRRFIG; the protein is encoded by the coding sequence ATGGCTAAGACCGTCCTGATCGTGGAAGACAACGAGCTCAACATGAAGCTCTTCCGCGACCTGTTGGAGGCGCACGGCTACCAGACCTCCGGCACCAGCAACGGCTACGAGGCGCTCGACCTCGTGCGCAAGATGCGGCCCGACCTCGTGCTGATGGACATCCAGCTGCCGCAGGTCTCGGGGCTCGAGGTGACGCGCTGGATCAAGGACGATCCGGAGCTGCGTGCCATTCCCGTCGTCGCGGTCACGGCGTTCGCGATGAAGGGCGACGAAGAGCGCATCCGCGAGGGCGGCTGCGAGGCTTATTTGTCCAAGCCGATCTCGGTCGGCAAATTCATAGAGACGGTCCGGCGTTTCATCGGATAG